A single genomic interval of Malania oleifera isolate guangnan ecotype guangnan chromosome 11, ASM2987363v1, whole genome shotgun sequence harbors:
- the LOC131167851 gene encoding strigolactone esterase D14-like: MEMSTAAASGEVCYGGGESNINLVEALNPKVYGNGSMDLDLAHGFGADQGVWHLLLPYLTVWFRVVVFDLAFSGNVNPKLYDPTKYSSLDSYARDLLSLLDHLGVKKTLYVGHSMSAMIGCLAAAQRPQLFEHLILLCGSPRYLNEEGYNGGLERYQVDAILNQIDQNFTSWVPTFAPKVVGVNDESAIREFELSLRRMKPETTLSVAKTVFLSDLRDVLPKVRVPNCTIIQSKMDLVVPKSVAFYIKEKLGDGNAVVEMLETEGHLPQLTAHLSLLEVLKKVLHLY, encoded by the exons atgGAGATGAGTACTGCAGCTGCAAGTGGAGAAGTGTGCTATGGAGGAGGAGAAAGCAACATTAATTTGGTCGAGGCTCTGAATCCAAAAGTGTATGGGAATGGGAGTATGGATTTGGATTTGGCGCATGGGTTTGGAGCGGACCAAGGGGTGTGGCACTTGCTGCTGCCTTACCTCACAGTGTGGTTCAGGGTTGTGGTTTTTGACTTGGCCTTCTCTGGGAATGTCAATCCCAAACTCTATGATCCAACCAAGTACTCTTCTCTGGATTCCTACGCCCGGGACTTGCTCAGCCTTCTTGATCACTTGGGCGTCAAGAAGACTCTGTATGTGGGTCATTCCATGTCCGCCATGATTGGCTGCTTGGCTGCAGCTCAAAGACCCCAACTGTTTGAGCACCTTATCTTGTTGTGTGGCTCCCCAAG GTACCTCAATGAGGAGGGATACAATGGGGGCTTGGAGAGATACCAAGTAGATGCAATCCTTAACCAAATTGACCAGAACTTCACATCTTGGGTTCCAACTTTTGCTCCAAAAGTAGTTGGAGTGAATGACGAAAGTGCCATAAGGGAGTTTGAACTTAGCTTGAGAAGAATGAAACCAGAGACAACCCTTAGTGTAGCCAAGACCGTGTTTCTAAGTGACTTAAGGGACGTTTTGCCAAAGGTTCGAGTGCCAAATTGCACCATCATCCAATCCAAAATGGACTTAGTAGTCCCAAAGAGTGTTGCATTTTACATCAAGGAGAAGCTGGGGGACGGTAATGCTGTTGTGGAGATGCTGGAAACAGAAGGCCATTTGCCTCAGCTCACTGCCCACCTTTCACTTTTGGAAGTGTTGAAGAAAGTACTCCACCTTTATTGA